A single Plasmodium yoelii strain 17X genome assembly, chromosome: 10 DNA region contains:
- a CDS encoding PIR protein: protein MASKVCESINEIDEYFDDDPNKSEENIYENLLNAYFPNNKCSIDEEKIVTGFIILLKMLDEESFESDQIVEYASLWLSHKLNQKTHNGTTKLYDFYTNHIETNNCYKGNISTDSGEHINTGVIEEKIRSMNMDIKDISNFYDAFKSLCNMYSERDVITECKTCLENAGEFFEKCEIVKNVFDITKGSSYLQLWISLSNDYKEFESNYNTNWCGNVPSVIACPRNSIIKNTLITIAIIFVAASILLGISYKYSLFGFRKRSQKQHLREKLKK, encoded by the exons atggctTCTAAAGTG tGTGAATCAATTAATGAGATCGATGAATATTTTGATGACGATCCGAACAAATcagaagaaaatatttatgagaATTTATTAAATGCGTATTTTCCTAATAATAAATGTAGTATCGATGAAGAAAAGATTGTCACTggttttataatattactaaaaatgctTGATGAGGAAAGTTTCGAAAGTGATCAAATTGTTGAATACGCTAGTTTATGGTTAAGTCATaaactaaatcaaaaaacaCATAATGGAACCACCAAATTATacgatttttatactaaCCATATAGAAACAAATAATTGTTATAAGGGGAATATATCTACTGATAGTGGTGAGCATATTAATACGGGTGTTatagaagaaaaaataagatCGATGAATAtggatattaaagatatatctaatttttatgatgcatttaagtcattatgtaacatgtataGTGAACGTGATGTAATCACCGAATGCAAGACATGTTTAGAAAATGCTGgagaattttttgaaaaatgtgaaatagttaaaaatgtttttgatATTACTAAAGGAAGTTCTTATTTACAACTATGGATAagtttatcaaatgattataaagAATTTGAAAGTAATTATAATACTAATTGGTGTGGTAATGTCCCATCAGTTATAGCTTGTCCACGAAATtcaatcataaaaaatacactaattacaattgcaattatatttgttgcagcatcaattttattgggaatttcttataag tattcgttatttggatttcggaaacgatctcaaaaacaacatttaagagaaaagctaaaaaaataa